In the Ostrinia nubilalis chromosome 15, ilOstNubi1.1, whole genome shotgun sequence genome, one interval contains:
- the LOC135078721 gene encoding uncharacterized protein LOC135078721, whose protein sequence is MENFRANSLKAQLLCSILIYSQVPTKGSLIKGNLPDITTLLEFVQTFITPYLKPGAFNAEPTFRVLKESSVENVIQKKIAELKPLLQDYDVEAKTKDEENDNLTLEGNDETTIVEFVPNNNKHKHLRKKEEKLIPDPLRAKINNYKKIRREIKAALMKENVTKDTRNLVTNTLDGIMARLLSNKCLWKSTPDNELSKSQNRVHNTISIASKWNKQWDKLKKQYLIYAKHQPDSFQGTKLFLFFEQFHEFLAHIVKDLEVMADKYKIICKVVSNNGQEILFENDVGLRQGTPKDNNIKTKVKCEFFKICSQELSKFMTDFYIALNDTAVSTLRNYASMYVRDVNNEDSQEKDDVASVITNLSLVAEDKTIKIFKRTTADFQLNHVKDEKANIKALKSYIKNTIRDTITLIKMDLDTGLESLRARLQQNIKKDLIVNIDVDLGNLERDLKSRICSVFSVCNGKFAGRKFMESDEHSHYTNRNNVYVKVQLSLDDELKDSLALKKSSDLINPLLKAAARDLKSQKTIRYRYKPTMMYRRNKEFDKYAMINVTRTTLNDSSTITTTAIITTAITTSTTESTTKMIIPINETQNFV, encoded by the exons ATGGAAAACTTTAGAGCAAACTCTCTTAAAG CACAACTGCTTTGTtctatacttatttattcacAAGTCCCTACGAAGGGAAGCCTAATAAAAGGAAACTTGCCCGACATAACAACACTATTAGAATTTGTGCAAACATTCATCACCCCGTATCTAAAGCCAGGAGCATTCAACGCAGAACCAACGTTTAGAGTCCTCAAGGAATCTTCAGTGGAAAATGTTATACAGAAAAAAATCGCAGAACTAAAACCACTGCTACAAGATTATGACGTAGAggcaaaaacaaaagacgaaGAAAATGATAATCTCACGCTAGAAGGCAATGATGAAACCACTATAGTAGAATTCGTTCCAAATAATAACAAACACAAACATCTGaggaaaaaagaagaaaaactaATACCGGACCCATTAAGagccaaaataaataattataagaagatcaGGCGTGAAATTAAGGCTGCACTGATGAAAGAAAACGTTACAAAAGACACCCGAAATCTTGTGACAAACACTTTAGATGGGATCATGGCGAGACTTCTTTCAAACAAATGTTTATGGAAAAGCACACCGGATAACGAATTAAGTAAGAGCCAAAATCGCGTGCACAACACCATTTCTATAGCTTCCAAATGGAACAAGCAATGGGATAAACTGAAGAAGCAGTACTTGATATACGCAAAGCATCAACCAGACTCATTCCAAGGAACAAAACTCTTCCTATTTTTCGAGCAGTTTCACGAGTTTCTCGCTCACATAGTCAAAGATTTGGAAGTTATGGCAgataagtacaaaataatttgcAAAGTGGTTAGTAATAATGGGCAGGAGATCCTATTCGAAAACGATGTAGGCCTTCGGCAAGGAACGCCCaaggataataatataaagacGAAGGTCAAATGCGAGTTCTTCAAAATTTGCTCTCAAGAACTATCAAAATTCATGACAGACTTTTATATAGCACTAAACGATACCGCTGTCAGTACATTGAGGAACTACGCATCGATGTATGTAAGGGATGTTAATAATGAAGACAGTCAAGAAAAAGATGATGTTGCCAGTGTAATAACCAACTTAAGCTTAGTAGCAGAGGATAAAACTATTAAGATATTCAAAAGAACGACTGCTGATTTCCAACTAAACCATGTAAAAGATGAGAAGGCAAACATAAAGGCGCTTAAATCTTACATAAAGAATACAATAAGGGATACAATAACTCTAATAAAAATGGATCTGGATACAGGTTTAGAGTCGCTAAGAGCAAGACTTCAGCAGAATATTAAAAAGGATTTAATTGTAAACATAGATGTCGATTTGGGGAATTTAGAAAGGGATTTAAAAAGTAGAATTTGTTCTGTATTTTCTGTCTGTAACGGTAAATTCGCGGGCAGAAAATTTATGGAGAGTGATGAGCATTCACATTACACGAATCGAAATAACGTTTATGTTAAAGTACAGTTAAGTCTTGACGACGAGTTAAAAGACTCGTTAGCCCTGAAAAAGTCGTCAGATTTGATTAATCCATTGTTGAAAGCCGCAGCGAGGGATTTAAAAAGTCAAAAAACAATTAGATACAGATACAAGCCAACAATGATGTACAGACGAAACAAAGAATTTGATAAGTATGCTATGATCAATGTGACTAGGACTACTTTAAATGATTCTTCTACTATCACTACTACTGCAATCATCACTACTGCTATTACTACAAGTACTACAGAATCTACGACTAAAATGATTATCCCAATAAATGAAACCCAAaactttgtttaa